The genomic window TTCGGTTTCCAGATTCATTAGCTCTTCCGTACGGTCAAGACCTGCCAAAGCTTCGGTCAATTGACTCCCGATATTACTCATTTGTACGATAGGAGCGATCATAAATGCCAGTACCATGGTAAAAAATAAGAAATCCCCGGTGGTCATAGATCCTTCAATCATATAATAACCGCCAATTCCCATGATTCCGGTAGAAGCAACCCCCGCCAGTAAAAACGTAGAGGAACTGGTCATCAAGGCCGTAGCCGTCAAACTTTTTTTAACATTGATAAAGATACGATTCACCCCTTCTTCAAAAACCTGGCTTTCTTGTTCTTCAGCGTTAAAACCTTTAATTACCCGTACCCCGCCCAAGGTCTCGGTTAATCTTCCTTTTACCTCCGCATTAATTTTTCCTCGTTTTCTAAAAATAGGTCGGATGTATTTAAAAGCCTTCAACACAACAAACCCAAATATGGATATGGGAATAAGGACAAACATGGTCATCAGCGGATTAATATATATCAACAACCCAAAAGATACAATGGCCGTAAATGTACCACCTACTAATTGTACTAATCCAGTACCGATCAAATTACGAACGCCTTCCACATCACTCATAATCCGGGAGACCAGAGCCCCTGACTTATTATCATTAAAAAAGCGTATCGGTAGCGCCAGTACTTTTCGTTGCACCTGGGCTCTTAATTCCGAAATTAAGTACTGCGCCTGTACACTTAAAATACGGGTAAGTAAAAAGGAAGTGATGGCTTGGATTAGAATGGCAATCGCGACTATAAACAATAACTCGTATAAGCCGTCAAAATCCCTTTCCGGAATGATTTCATCTAATAAGACTTTACTTTTCCAGGGAAGTACCAATCCTGCCAGTCGTCCTACTACAATAAGCACTAAACCTATCAACACCAGGTTTCTCCTGGGCCAGATGATGGTCTTAAAGGCTTGTAGAATACTGACTTTATTTTTTTTGGTTTCCGAAGAATTCGTTTGTACAGTAGAACGCATAGATCTTTTTAGACTATTTTAAAATTTGATAAGAAAAATTATAATTATTTTCATTAGTGTCTGGTTAAAATAAATAAAAGTTTACAAAGTATAGTAAAATAAAGTAATTCCAAACTTTGAACTGTTTAGACTGCTTTGTCACTTTTTAAAAGCAATTGGTTCTTTAATGTAAAAATTCACTCTAGTTTAAATAAGCGTTGTTAATATTATTACATAAAACACTGATAATCAGATTTTAAAATTAGCATCATCAAAACATCCTTCCCCAACCCTTCCTTCGAAGGAAGGGAGCAAAAAAGTCTCCCTTTGAAGGGAGATTTAGAGGGATGTTCAGCATTATTTTGATAACAATGCTAATTTAAACTAGAGTCTAAAAATTCATTACATTATTGATTTTCAATACTATAGTGATTAGTCTTAATTCTTGTTTCTAGAAGCGATAGCGAACTGCCCGTCTGCAAGCGAGTCTTGAATCTTTACCGGACAATAATGCATCACTTTCTCTTTTTATGCTTTAAGTTAAAGGTTTTATCCCCTTTAGTTTTCGGTTTTTTATATTTCTTTTTAATTTCGCGTTGGTATTTTCCGCCTAAATTTACTTTTTTATTTTTCTCCTTTTTTTCATGAAAAGCAGGTCCTACTTCATCCTCCGGTCGTCGGTTTGGATTGTAATGTTCTTTGACTTTTTCCTGTTCTTCAGGTATTAGTTCAGTAGATACGTCTACTGCTTCCGGTAGGATATCCAAGCTGATTTTTTGCTCCATCAATTCTTCGATTTCTTCCCTAAACTCCTTTTCTTTAGGCGTAGTAAAAACCAGCGAAACGCCTTTTTTTTCAGCCCTTCCGGTTCGTCCAATACGATGCATGTAATTTTCCGGATATTCCGGAGTATCCAAATTGATCACGTGGCTAATATCGTAGATATCCAAACCTCTCGCCATAATATCCGTAGCAATCAATATCCGAATGTCACCGGATTCAAAGTTTTCAATACTTCGTAACCGGTAATTTTGGGTTTTATTGGAGTGTATGACCGCACATTCTTCCGGAAATTCCTGTTCTAATTGCTCAAAAAGCCGGTCAGCCAATTTTTTATGATTGATAAATACCAAAACTTTAGTAAAATCCGACCGTTTTTCCAGTAAATACAGTAAGAAATTTACTTTCGTATTAAAATTAGGAAGATCGTAAGTAAATTGTTCGATATTTTCTAAAGGTGTCCCGCTTCTGGCTACAGAAACCTTTTGTGGTTTATTAAATATTTGTTCGATAATAGCTTCCACTTCCTGGGTCATGGTTGCTGAAAACATAATATGTTGTCGCTGACGTGGTAAGATATCAAAAATGTTCATTAATTGGGGGCGAAACCCCAAATCTAACATAACATCTACTTCATCAATCACTATCTTCTGTATGGATTTTAATTGCAAAGCCCGACAAGCCGCCAGGTCAAACAACCGCCCCGGAGTTGCTACGACTATATCCAGTCCGGCAGCGACCTGCTCTTTTTGCGTATTGATATTGGTACCCCCATACACTCCGGCACATCGAATGTTAAGGTATTTGCTCAACTTTTCAATTTCGCTAAATACCTGTACTACCAATTCACGGGTAGGAACAAGAATAAGTACTCTCGGGTTTTGTTGAACCGAATACTTTAAAGAACGTAAAATGGGTAATAAATATGCAAAGGTCTTTCCGGTACCGGTTTGTGCAATGCCCACGACATCCTTACCGGACATAATAGGAGAAAAAGCCTCTATCTGAATCGGGGTTGCAGTTTGAAAACCTAAATCGTCCAGGGCATTCTGTAAGGAATTGCTTAAATTAAATTCAGTAAAATTCACAAAAAACAGTCTTTACTTACAAAGGTAGACTTATTTTGTTAGGGGTATCATTTTAATTACTTTTGAATTCTTGAAATGTACAAATGAATAAAATACTGGCTATCGCCGGATCAAATAGCACAACTTCTATTAATCAACGCTTGGTAGAATGGGTGGCGGGGGAATTACCAGGTCAAAAAGTGAAAGTGTTAAAAATTGGTTCGTACCAAATACCTATATATAGCGAAGATCTGGAACGTACTTCCGGCATCCCCGGACAAATTATGGGTATTGCAAAAGAAATAGAAGAAGCCACAGCCCTGATACTCTCTGTAAGTGAACATAACGGAACCTGGAGTGCTTTTTTTAAGAACATTATAGATTGGCTGTCCCGATACAACCGGAACTTCCTGGAACATAAAAAAATACTGTTGATGAGTACCTCTCCCGGGCAACGGGGCGGACTGACTGCGGTAGAACACGCACGGCAAATTTTACCAAGATTTAGCGGAGAAGTCGTAGAAAGTTTTAGCTTTCCTTCCTTTTATCAAAATTTTAATAAAGAAATGGGTACGGTCACGAATGAAGTTTTATTATTAGGATTACGGGAAGTATTAACGACTTTCTCTCAAAACCTGATGGAAAGCTGAGAACCTCAACCACATATCCGCTTCCTGAGCATTTGGGTTTATTTAAAAAAAAACTGTTACAGTGGTCACAACAATTTGAAGAGGTCATATGGCTGGATTCCAATCAGTATCCTCAGCGCTACGGTAGCTACGAAGCTATTATGGCTACCGATGCTTTTACCGTCCTAAAAACTGATGCTTACCAGGCATTTGATAAATTAAACGAATACCAACAGCAAACCGCCGACTGGATATTCGGGTATTTGTCTTATGACCTTAAAAATGATGTGGAAAATTTAACTTCAAAAAACCCCGACTATATAGGGTTCCCGGAACTT from Aquimarina sp. ERC-38 includes these protein-coding regions:
- a CDS encoding ABC transporter ATP-binding protein, whose translation is MRSTVQTNSSETKKNKVSILQAFKTIIWPRRNLVLIGLVLIVVGRLAGLVLPWKSKVLLDEIIPERDFDGLYELLFIVAIAILIQAITSFLLTRILSVQAQYLISELRAQVQRKVLALPIRFFNDNKSGALVSRIMSDVEGVRNLIGTGLVQLVGGTFTAIVSFGLLIYINPLMTMFVLIPISIFGFVVLKAFKYIRPIFRKRGKINAEVKGRLTETLGGVRVIKGFNAEEQESQVFEEGVNRIFINVKKSLTATALMTSSSTFLLAGVASTGIMGIGGYYMIEGSMTTGDFLFFTMVLAFMIAPIVQMSNIGSQLTEALAGLDRTEELMNLETEDDDVNRTLELTNLTGKLVFKDVSFSYEENKEVLHNISFEAPAGSVTALVGSSGSGKSTIAGLAASFLNPDSGTICIDEKNLAEVKLNSYRKYLGVVLQDEFLFEGSIRENIIFPKPNATEEEITKAVKAAYVDEFTDRFEEGLETKIGERGVKLSGGQQQRIAIARAILSDPKIIILDEATSNLDTESEALIQKSLETLMQNRTTFVIAHRLSTIRKADQILVIENGRIAERGTHQELITKEGRYHDLYTYQARI
- a CDS encoding DEAD/DEAH box helicase, producing MNFTEFNLSNSLQNALDDLGFQTATPIQIEAFSPIMSGKDVVGIAQTGTGKTFAYLLPILRSLKYSVQQNPRVLILVPTRELVVQVFSEIEKLSKYLNIRCAGVYGGTNINTQKEQVAAGLDIVVATPGRLFDLAACRALQLKSIQKIVIDEVDVMLDLGFRPQLMNIFDILPRQRQHIMFSATMTQEVEAIIEQIFNKPQKVSVARSGTPLENIEQFTYDLPNFNTKVNFLLYLLEKRSDFTKVLVFINHKKLADRLFEQLEQEFPEECAVIHSNKTQNYRLRSIENFESGDIRILIATDIMARGLDIYDISHVINLDTPEYPENYMHRIGRTGRAEKKGVSLVFTTPKEKEFREEIEELMEQKISLDILPEAVDVSTELIPEEQEKVKEHYNPNRRPEDEVGPAFHEKKEKNKKVNLGGKYQREIKKKYKKPKTKGDKTFNLKHKKRK
- a CDS encoding NADPH-dependent FMN reductase; protein product: MNKILAIAGSNSTTSINQRLVEWVAGELPGQKVKVLKIGSYQIPIYSEDLERTSGIPGQIMGIAKEIEEATALILSVSEHNGTWSAFFKNIIDWLSRYNRNFLEHKKILLMSTSPGQRGGLTAVEHARQILPRFSGEVVESFSFPSFYQNFNKEMGTVTNEVLLLGLREVLTTFSQNLMES